Genomic segment of Sodaliphilus pleomorphus:
GCGTGTGCGGCGATAGCTTCAGCAACGATGCCAAGACACTGGTGTGTGCAAGCAACGAGATTCCTGATGGATGGGAAGGTCTTGATATCGGTCCCAAGACTCGCGAGATCTTTGCCAATGCTATCAAGGGTGCTAAGACCATCTTGTGGAACGGTCCTGCCGGTGTGTTTGAATTCGATACATTCGACAAGGGGTCGCGTGCAATTGCCGATGCAGTTGTAGAGGCTACCAAGAATGGAGCTTTCTCGCTTGTTGGCGGCGGCGACTCGGTGGCTTGCGTCAACAAGTTTGGCCTTGCCGACCAGGTTTCCTACGTATCTACTGGTGGCGGTGCACTTCTCGAGGCTATCGAGGGCAAAGTGTTGCCCGGTGTAGCAGCCATCAAGGGCGAGTAATCATCGGCTAGATTATAGTAAGTCAAAATAAAAAGGCGTGTCACATCATTACACATGTGATGCGCCTTCATTTGCTATGATGCACTCACCATAGTGTTTCACTTTTCCGCGATTTTTTGGTATTTAATTTGATATTTTTTTTGTATTTAATTTGATTCTTTTTATTTTTGCAAAGAAGTAACATAAATCATTCTAAAAAATTTTTTTATGAAGAGAATCGTTTTTTCGATGTTGATTGCCATCATGGTCAGTTTGAGTTTTTCGGCTTATGGTCAGAATGGCGGTTGGCTCATTAGCACAGGAAATAGTGTGAGAGTACGTTACCAGCCCAGTTTGAGTGCTGGCTACTACAGTGTGCGCATGAACAAAGGCCAGAGTGCGCAATGGTTTGACTATCGTGACGGGTGGTACAAGATACGCATCGGACAGGACGAGGGTTGGGTGTCGGCGCAGTATATGCGCAGCGCCACTCAGGACCAGGCTGCGCGTTGGGTGTGGATTTCAGGCGACCGCGTCATCTTGCGTTTGTCGCCAGGTGGCAAAGATTCAGGACTGCGCGCCTACACAGATGACACCTACCGCTATTGTGGGCACAAAGGTGAGTGGTACAAAATACGAAGAGGCAAGCACTACTATTGGGTATCGAGCCAATATTCATGGCTCACTGGCGACATGTAGCGAGGCCTTCAAGGGCAATATTGCTTGTTCGCTTTTCTCCTTAAGCCTTGGCCAATATCTAATTGCCTGATCGGGTGGCGAAATCAAAGAAATGACGCAGAGCATGCACTGCATGCTCTGCGTCTAATATATTATATGCTTCAAAGTGATTTACTTCAACAGTTTGGTCACTTGGGTTGAACCATCGGTGTAAGTGGTCACTATGATGTTGACCCCCTTTGCAGGCTTGGTGCGTAGCTTGCCGGCAAGATCGAAGTACCTTGTGGAGGCAACCGCCTTGGTCGTATGAGGATTATCTGCCGAAGTCACTACATCTCCACTTTCGGTATATTGTGCAATGGCCATTGGTACAAGTGCACGAGCTGAAAATGATTCCCAGCTCTTCTTTGGACTCCAAGGGAAAAAAAGATAGGTAAAAATTTCTTGTTCTTTGGTTGCATCATTCTCATAGGTGAGATTTTCTTGCGCCCAATCCTCGATGCAAGCGATGGCTTTGCTTGTAACATAGGTCATTGTGGGTTGATATTGCTCAGCGGTCTTAAGCTCGTTGAGCTGCTGCTTATCGTAGGTGCCATCATCGAGAAAATTGAGCGAATGATAGAAAGTGCCGCCACGCAGCCCGCGGCTGTTCACCACTGAGCCGTCGGGTTTCACACGCTTAGCAGGTAGAGTGATTATATTGTTGTCGTGGAAAACAACATATTTCATTTTCAGCACCTCGTTGGGACGGGGGTGGATGAGGAAGTGTGTTTCGTGCGAGCCGAAGTTGGCGGGCAAGTAGGTGTTGAGCATGGTTGTATATCCACCTTGCAGGTCGGCAGCGTTGGGCATGCGGTCGGTTTCGATCACAGGATTCAAGTACATGTATCCACCATTGGCATCGGCTATCGAGTTGCAGTACTTGCCGATTATTGTGCCTCCAGGTATCAACTTGCCCACATAGTCGCTGGCCTTGTACCTTTGGGGCAGCAAGATGGCAATCCAGTTGTATTGTTTGAAAAGGGCAGGGTTGTCTACGACAAGATGGTTTGCAATCTGCTCCTCGGTGGGCATCTGCTTTCTTGCGTCGGAGATTTCTTTTTCGGAGCGTGCTATGAGCAGGCTGTTGCCATTTAACGCAGCCGATTGCACCCCTACAAGGTTGTCGGTGAGCTCGAAGGAGAACGAACGCACATAGTTCTCAGCATAGGCAAGGTCCTCAGAGCTAATTTTTTTCTCCCTCACCATCACGGTTGCAACTTGATAGCCCCCCCAATTGGACACAAAGTAAAAATGGTCGGAATTCAGCCTGACTACGCTGCCCGAACTGCCCCCTGTGTGAATGGACGGATTGCCGTTTCCATGAATCACTTCGCATTCGGGGCCGTAATCGCCACCAGAATAAGCAAACCCATTATTTTTGATGTCTTCCATCTTCACCATGTTGAGCACATTGCCAGCATCGTCGACAATCGTGATGCGTGCCCCCCGTGGCAAATTGAGGCATCCGTCACCATACTCAAGCTTGGAAGTCTCGTTGAGTTTCACAATTGCAGTAAAACCATTCTGAGAGGTCTTGAATGACTTGCTATCACCATCTACTGGAGCCCATTGCAGGTTGCTTCCAGTGAAATCAAAGGTGGTTTCACGTGCCCATGTAGGCACACTGCTCATTAGCCCTAAGATTAAGGCGAAAAAAACTTTTTTCATTATAATGTTAATTAGTAGTGTTAGTTTATTGCTTTTGATTTTAAATGAAAATGGCTCATTGTGATAGAAGTCCTTATGCGCTTTCCGTCATGATAAGTCAATCCTACATTTTTTCGGCCGCAAAGGTAAATACATATTACCAAATATGCAAATTTCTTATTCTGAAATATGACAATCAGAACACCCGCATCTAACAATCGAAACAATAAATTATGAAAATTAATAGGCCCTGAAGTTGTTCCAAACGGTTAATAAGGGCAGAAATATTGTTTAAGCTATATTACAAAAGCACTCCCCACGGCCACATCATGCGGGCGTGAGGAGTACCTGGCTGATAAACAAATATCGTATTATATTTATTATATGAGCAAAACCACGTTGTCGAAGAACAGCTTCACCGAGATGGCCATCAGGATGATGCCGAAAAACTTGCGGATGAAATAGATGCCGCTGGCGCCCAGCAGTCGCTGGATAAAATCGGTAGCCTTGATGACGATGTAGACCCATGCCATGTTGAGCGCAAGAGCGATCATGATGTTGATGTCGGCATACATCGACTTCAGCGAGATGAGCGTGGTGAATGTGCCTGCACCGGCCAACAGGGGAAAGACAAGCGGCACAAGTGTAGCCTCCTTCACAGGACCGTTGTTTTTGAATATCTCAATGTCGAGTATCATTTCCAATGCCATGAAAAAGATGAGAATGGAACCG
This window contains:
- a CDS encoding MarC family protein is translated as MLGFDKLDFQQILSTFLVLIGIIDIIGSIPIILQLKAKGKTVSANKATFLSWGLMVGFFYGGNFILKLFGCNIQSFAVAGSILIFFMALEMILDIEIFKNNGPVKEATLVPLVFPLLAGAGTFTTLISLKSMYADINIMIALALNMAWVYIVIKATDFIQRLLGASGIYFIRKFFGIILMAISVKLFFDNVVLLI